A segment of the Cenarchaeum symbiosum A genome:
GAGGAACCTCAACGCGATACGCGACGGCGATGAGCTCATAATCACCGCGACGATAAAGAACACGGGGACGACCTCCATATCGGAGGTGCTAATCGAGGACATCCGCGTCTCTGATCTTGCGATAAGCCAGGACGGGGACAGGAGGATCATGGTCTCCGACGGCGCGGGCACAAGGTTCTTTTGCACGGGCCTTGCGTCAGGCACCTGCGGGGCGGGCACAGTCACGGGGAATTCCACCGAGCTGACGGATGCGGACCACGACGGCATATCGATACTGAACGCGGATGAAGACGAGGCGAACAGGTCGGTGCTTGAAGGGGGCAGGAGCAACGCCTTCAAGATCTCGATAGACAGCGACATGGCGCCGGCCATAGGCGAGTCTGTGCGCATCTCCGACAGGCTGACCCTGACGCTGCGCTTTGCATCGGGCGACGACACCCTGGTCTCCGACGCGTTTAGCACCCGGGTAAAGCCGGGCTAGGACATGATCTCTTTTTTTATTTTGCTTTTTGCGGCGCTTGTGCCGCGCGCAAGGCTGCTGCTGGGCAGGCCCCGGGGTGGCTAGGTTATGCAGGCATTCATGCATGCGGATATAACGGACCCCGGCGAGCGCCGGGATGTATCCAGGATGGCGCCGTACCTTGATGCTGGCGAGCGCGTCCTGTTGGTGGCAAGGCAGTCGAGGTTCCTGCCTGGGGGCTCGCCTGTTGCGCCGGATGTAATCCTTGCGACAGATACCAAGCTGATAGTGTGCAGGACCGTGTACCCGGGAGGAAGACGCGTGGACTATTACCCGTATTCGCGCATTACCTCGGCGAGGCTGCACAACGGCCGCCTCTCGTCGTCGATGATGGTTGCAGCGCCCGGGACGGGCAGGCATGACCGTGGGGACGGGATGATAAGGGCCATCCCCCGGGGCAAGGCGGAGAGAATTGCGGGGCTGGCGCGCCCCCGGGGCATCTAGGGCCTTTTATGCGGAATATGCTTGGCGCGCATGGAAAGGCGGGACCCCTCAAGATGGTGGTATGTCGGGCATGTATTCTGCTGGGTGGCAAGCGGCCTTGCATGCTATGTGCTGTACAAGGGGGAAAATCCGGCCATGGCGCGCAGGCACCTTGTTGCATCTGTGTGGATGCCTATTGTGGTGTGGGGGGTGATATCCATGGCCTCTGTATTTCTCATCCCCGACGGGGCCGTGTACCATCCCTGATACTTTTAGAAGGCACATATGTTGAACGCATTCTGCCTGTATGCGCGATTGGTTCTGCCCTGATGCGGAGATGATTGCCGTTATACGCTCACTCTTCGATATCTCGCTTGCCACCCCATGGGCAATCTTATAAACAGCATTGCTCCCTGATAACACTGATGCTAACAGATGAAAAGCAGAGGGAAATCCTTGCCGAGATTGACGAATTTGAGCCAATAATCGACAAAAGCGTTGAAGAGGCGATCGGTGTCTTTAAAAGATTAGATGAAGACGGTCAGAAACTCGAAAAGATTCAAACTGATATTCAAAAACCAATGGATAAAATCCAAGAGATAATGGATAATGTTGACCCAAAAGATCCAAAAAATGCTGCTATCCGGGAAAGAATGCTAGCCATAATGGTCAAGATTAGCCGCATCAAGAAATATGTTGATGAACTAGAACATCTCCCAATATAGGATTCACGCATGCTGAAATCTGGCCGGCATCATTAGACTCTATGCATATCTGTCGGCGCCTCCTTGTCTCCGGCATGTCTCCTATCAGATGGCACATCCTCGGGCCGTCGGCCAAGATCCCGCTCCTACACGGGGCAAAGCTGCAAGTACAATGGACAGGAATTATACACCATGAAATGTCGAATAGAGGCCGGAGGGCGGCAAGACACTACATGATGCAAGCAGATAATGCGGCGCGTTATCTCTACAAAAATCACCATTCTGGAATAATCCGCCCTGTGTGCACGATTGGAACCGCGCGGGCACAGGGATGATTGCCGCCCGTTATACACGGGCTTTTATACATCTGCATGGCATCTCGCGGATAATTTTATAAACAATACCGCCTGCTGATAACACTGATGGTAACAGATGAAAAGCGGAGGGAAATTCTTGCCGAGATTGACGAATTTGTGCCAATAATTGACAAAAGCGTTGAAGAGGCGATCAGTGTCATGGCAAAATTAAATGAAGGGGGTCAGAAACTTGATAAGATTCAAACCGACCTTCAGAAACCAGTAGAGAAAATCTGTGAGATAATGGATAATGTTGACTCAAAAGATCCAAAAAATGCTGCTATCCGGGAAAGAATACTAACCATAATGACCAGGATTGGCCGCATCAAGAAGTATGCTGATGAACTAGATCAGCCTGCAATATAGGATTCATGCATGCCGATATCTGACCGACATCATTAAACATCATACATATCAGTCTGGGCCTACTCGTCTACGGCATGTGTCCTGCCAGATGTATGCACGATTGGATCTGTCCGAACACTGCTATGATTACTGTCCGTTATACACCGACCTTTAGACATCTTACATAGCATCCCACGGGTAATTTTATAAGCAATACCGCCCGCTGACAACACTGATGCTCACAGGTGAAAAGCGGAGGGAAATCCTCGCCAGGACTGACGAACTTGAGCCCATAATCAATAGAAACATCGAGGAGATGATCCGCATTCTAAAAAGGCTGAATGAAGACGGCCAGAAACTTGCAAAGATCAACCTTGATCTCCAAGAACCCGTGAAAAAAATCCAGGAGATAATGGAAAGCGTGGACCCAAAAGATCCGGAAAACTCTGTCATCCGGGAGAGAATGCTTACCATAATGGCAAAGATTAACAGCACCAAAAAGCATGCCGACGGGCTAAAAGAGCTGGGATTGTAAAGCTCCACGCATGCTGAAATCCGGCTGGCGTCATGCATATCTGACAGGCAATGCCGTGCAGCTGCACTGCCTGGCAGGGCCCCTGCAAAGATGAATGCCGGCAGCGGGCACTCGCCGGGCAGAACAGGTCCGGCGGCAGGAATTTCCAAACCGTGACATGATATTTTGGCGGCACGCCATTCAGCGCCGCTGAACTTTTGCGCCCTGCCGGCGCGCACGGAAAGTACCGTCGACGCATCTTCCAAGGTTCCGCCTGAACCGCTCATACCCCTGCCTGTCCAGGCCCCGGCCGTCAAAGCCGCGGTCCCTCCATACTTTGCGGATCTCTGCAAACCCCGTACCGGCTGCAGCCCTGCGCAGGTCCAGCCGCTCCAGCACGGCCTTTGTGTACTGTCTTTTGGAGCCGGCAAAGGACAGCGACCGGAGAAGGCCGGCAGAGGCGCCGGTGCCGAGCACAGAGGCTGCAAATACGGCATCGTCCCTTTCCTTGAACCCCAGGAAATAGCACGTATCATCTAGCATTGCAGGGCGGCCCCCCGCCGGGGCGCACACAGAAAAGACGGGCCCGCCGCGCATGCCGCAGACTGCCACCTTGTACGGCATAAACGAGTACTCTCCAACTCCAAACATGGAGAACCGGCGCCTCCCATAGACTGCGGACTTGCGCCCGTTCATGGCCTTTTCATGTGACAGCAGGTACCGCCAGGTCCGGGGTAGGGCGGCAAGCCTGCCTGTCTCCTCCGAGGGGTGCCTCTGCGTGACCAGCAGCCTCCCCGGTGTACTCTCAATGCACATCTTTCCTATCATGGATCCCTTGACCAGCGGGTAGATGCAGTCCCCCTCGATGTCGACGCGCCCGCCCAGCCCGTTGTATATGCGCCCGCCCTTTGAGGCCATCTCCAGGACCGGGGCACAGTCGTGCTTTATGCCGCTCCTCCACTCTAGGTGCGAGCGCCCGTCAAGATGAGAGTATCTGGAGTATGCTGATACATCTGAGACGAACCTGCCCCGCACCCAGCCGAAGCTGCCGGCAGTCCTGGGGGATTCGAGGCCTACCACCCTGCATGTGTGCCTCGGGGGCCTCTTTCCCAGCCTGCACGCAAACAGCACAGCATCGACGCTCCTGCCAAACTCTTTCCGGGCATCCACCGGGGCGACCTGGAGGTCGTGCGCGAGATAGCCCGAGGCGGGCAGGTCCCGCACTATGTTCCTGGCTACGGTGCGCTTGCATAGCATCGCCAGCATTCCTTGCATGTGCGAGAAGGCGCCCAGCAGCCCGGAGATTATCCCCTCGGATATGTCAAAGTTGCTCGCCCCGGTGAGGGCGTCAATCCCGGAGAGTCCGCGGAAGTTGGACTTGGGAGGCACGTTGTCCGATTTTATGGATGAGAGCTCTGAGTTTGTAACCCACGGCGGGTTTCCCAGTATCAGCAGGTTCTCTACGGCAAAAAAGCCCGGATCAAAGCCGTGCCTGAATATGTCCCCCCTGTGGAGGCGCACCTCCGGCGGCCTTGCGTATGCGGCAAGCCTCTGTGTAAGCGCCGCCTTTGCAGTCCAGTCGTACTCTTTGTGGTATTCCACGCCGTAGATCTTTTTGAGGCGCGAAAACGCATCTATTCCAGCAAGTAGGAATCCGCCGGACCCGTATGTAGGCTCGAGCACAGCATCAGGCTCGAAGCCCTGCCGGGATACAAACCTGCACACTTTGTCTGCCAGGGCCCGCGGCGTCTGTATGTCTCCTCACTGCCTGCCATGGGAGCCTGGATCACCGCCCTCCATGAACCTGCAGAATCCTTGGTGGTCCTGGACGGAGGAAAAACAGTCCTTGATCCCGGTCGTCCTGTGTATCATGTCGTTCATGGCGCCAAGCCCCCTCCGGGTGCGGGGGATTGCATTGATCCCTGCGGTTGTGCGGTTTTTTTCACACTTTTGGCCCGCTGCTCTTGGCGGCGCCGGGATCTGCTGGGGACCTGCATGCATGGGGTGTCGTGCCGCCCGGCCGGATATAAAGAACCATCCGCGCCTTGTCTACCTGCCGACTGCACTGACTCTTATCAGTTGATATGCTTAAATGGGATCTGGGGCTTAACCATGGCATGTTAAAGTGGCCTTTTAGATGGTACCACTTGAAGACCGGCATATGCCAGATTATAAAACATCGCATAAGCGCCAAGGACATAGAGCGCCTAAAACACGAAGATGGGAAGATCTCGATCCATTGCGATCGGTGCCGGTACCCTCTATACATATGGATCGACCCCGACAGCCCTACCCATTTCTTTGTAAGGGAGTGACACTAGGCATTTGTCGTCGCTGCACGACAGCCTGGGCCGCGCGTATTTCCATACCTGAGCGGTGCATTTTCTCTTTGCAATTCTAGTTGGATACGGCCTTGCCGGAACAGGGGAAATCCTGATTCTCATACAGGATGCATTCTCCGACGGAAGTCTCCAAAAATCCCTGCCTCTGCTCCTGTCAAATGTGATGATACTATCGAGCTGGGCGGGCTACGCCCGTTCCAAGACTGCCATACAAGACGAGGACAACCTCCGGGGCGCTATGGGGTTCATTGTAGATCTCGCCATACTCTTCAAGTACTTTTACCTGCTGATCATCTCTACGACCCGGTACTTTGAGGCTCAGTTCCACGTGGTCATTATAGCCATATCTGTCACATATATCATATGGGATTTGATAAGATACCGCGAGTATGCGGTTTCGCCGTCGGATAGGAAAAAATTAACAGCCCGCACAGTCTTTACATTTCTATTTATGACAGGGTGTCTCGGTCTGGGCATGCTCTATCATCTGATATTCATTGAAGAGATAGCTGACTTCGGTGTGCCGATCGATGAGAACACTCCTATGTACTTTATGTTCGGCATGATTTTGCTTATACTGTCCTACCGTGCATTCAAATGGAAAATAACTATAGAAAGCAGGATCCGCGAATAGCAAGAACGCTGGACTATAAGTGCGACTCCGGGTCCCCTGATGCCTGCTGCCTGGGGCGCGCACCGGGGACACGCAGGGGCTTTTAAGCGGTGGCGCCTTGGCGCGGCATGAGCTACAGCACGTCTAGAATGCTCTGGTTCCACAAGAAAGGCGCCCTCTCTTCTGCCATGTTCACGCTGCCCGTCCTGGGCTACATCACGGGGTACCAGGCGGCAGTCATAAGCGCCGGGTTTCTGCTGTTCTTTATGGTGATGAACCTGACAGGAAGCATAGGCCACGGGGCAATACCGCTTGCTGCAGCCTTTGTCTTTGCGATGGTCCGCCCGCCAGTCATATCCTACGAGGGCAGATTGTACCATGTAATCCGGTTTTACCTTGCCGGCGGATACTCCGGGAGGGCGCCCCGCAGGAGCTCGTCTGTTTTGTGTGCAGCCGGGGAGGGCCACCCGCCTGCCGCTCCACAGGGGAGGCAGGGGGCACTGCCTGTCACCGTGCACCCCGGGGATCCCGCCGAGGTATCAATGATTTTGAGGGACCGCAACGGGGCGCCCGCCGCGTCGAGAAAAGTCCGCATACTGCTAGAAGGCGAGACCGTAAAGACTGATGTCTCTTCTAGCGCGGGAAGAATAACCGTGCTGCTCCTCCCGGAAGACTGTACCGGAAAAAAATCAATATCCGTATGTGCGATAAAAGACGACGGGACCACCGGGGACGTGCTGCTCTGGCGCGAGCTGGAGTTTAGAGCATGATGCGTTTGCTGCTCTTGCTGGCACTGCTTCCGTTACTGTACGTGCAGTATGCGGATGCCAGTCTTGCCGACGAGGCGCTATCCAGGCAGCAGAGGTGGCACCTTGGAGAGGGGCTTGCAGAAGGCGATGCGTTCTCTTATGTGATATGCCGCGCCGGCGCCGGGGGCACGTGCAGCGACGTATCCCTGGAGTTTGCCCGGATAGACCCTGGATACTGGCTGGTGGAAGCAGAAGTGCGGCACCTGCTGGGCCACCATACGGCAGAAGGACGGGCCTTTGCGGGGCCCGACATCGTCCCGACGGGGGATCCCCGTGCCGACATCCGGAACATCGAGTATGTCGGGGCCGGGGGCGCATCCGCCCCTATCTCGCTGGCCCTCCGCGTGGATGAAAGGTGGGGCGCAGAGCCGATTGCATACTCTGGCGAATCTGCCGAGCTTGCCGCCATTCTCCAGGATACAATATTTCTTCTCGGCGGGGGCATCAGGACCGGGAGCGGCCCGGTGCCAGCCGGCCACGCCATCCTGTCCGTCGGGGAGCAGTGGGCCCGCCCCGGCAGCGATACAGACGTGATGGTGACATCATCCCGCACCGCCTACGAGTTTGGCGGCGCCCGCATGGAGGGCGGCATATACAGGGTAGAGTACTCGACAAACGGGCCCGCCCTGTATGCGCTGGTCATGGACGGCTTTCCGCTGCCGCTGTACGGCGAGGTGGTATCTGACGACCTTGTGCGGGACCCGCACATATCAAGAAAGTTCTGGTTTGCCCTTGTGCCCGGGGGAATGAATAGCTCTGTGGAGGGCCCCTCTGCATACGCTACTGGACAGGATGCCGTCACAGAGGCTTCCCCGGGTCCCGCGCCTGAGTCCCCCGCGCAGGGCACACTGGGGGACATAACGGATGCCGCCGAAGGCATACCGGCGCGCCTCTATGAGCTGTTTCTAGAGTTTCTTGGAACGATAACCGATTCACAGGAGCCGCTTACCATATCCGGCGAGGCCACATATGCAGAGGATGAGCAGATAGCCCTCTCCG
Coding sequences within it:
- a CDS encoding DNA modification methylase (COG0863), yielding MCRFVSRQGFEPDAVLEPTYGSGGFLLAGIDAFSRLKKIYGVEYHKEYDWTAKAALTQRLAAYARPPEVRLHRGDIFRHGFDPGFFAVENLLILGNPPWVTNSELSSIKSDNVPPKSNFRGLSGIDALTGASNFDISEGIISGLLGAFSHMQGMLAMLCKRTVARNIVRDLPASGYLAHDLQVAPVDARKEFGRSVDAVLFACRLGKRPPRHTCRVVGLESPRTAGSFGWVRGRFVSDVSAYSRYSHLDGRSHLEWRSGIKHDCAPVLEMASKGGRIYNGLGGRVDIEGDCIYPLVKGSMIGKMCIESTPGRLLVTQRHPSEETGRLAALPRTWRYLLSHEKAMNGRKSAVYGRRRFSMFGVGEYSFMPYKVAVCGMRGGPVFSVCAPAGGRPAMLDDTCYFLGFKERDDAVFAASVLGTGASAGLLRSLSFAGSKRQYTKAVLERLDLRRAAAGTGFAEIRKVWRDRGFDGRGLDRQGYERFRRNLGRCVDGTFRARRQGAKVQRR
- a CDS encoding micrococcal nuclease-like protein (COG1525) encodes the protein MMRLLLLLALLPLLYVQYADASLADEALSRQQRWHLGEGLAEGDAFSYVICRAGAGGTCSDVSLEFARIDPGYWLVEAEVRHLLGHHTAEGRAFAGPDIVPTGDPRADIRNIEYVGAGGASAPISLALRVDERWGAEPIAYSGESAELAAILQDTIFLLGGGIRTGSGPVPAGHAILSVGEQWARPGSDTDVMVTSSRTAYEFGGARMEGGIYRVEYSTNGPALYALVMDGFPLPLYGEVVSDDLVRDPHISRKFWFALVPGGMNSSVEGPSAYATGQDAVTEASPGPAPESPAQGTLGDITDAAEGIPARLYELFLEFLGTITDSQEPLTISGEATYAEDEQIALSGRAAGPAEVRLYSGGAPVASVPADVQDGKYELSLPPGMLPLGVIEAEVIHGEDSARTSFEVVAVQHDPAANPHGEDVSYNALNRDILDYTVYSDSVIFHLDDGGAGVLTVTIPGRVFDASEYDVYADGAAAAHGASGTDPAVLTIPVAPGAAAVEIIPLVPAGILVPECMGSAECITSEVVRVIDGDTIKIGGNRNIRLALSSAPELSEPGGTEAKAFAEMLCPAGAAVLVDGDDGQTEGSYGRTIGMVYCNGSSLNEELLDSGHGTLSGRFCADSEFAGMPWARRHGCQ